In Bacteroidota bacterium, one DNA window encodes the following:
- a CDS encoding DinB family protein produces MDQLSYSVSYILQNCHAIYNRNLGGISHTDSIRSLPGGGNCINWIAGHLVVSRDSFRRQLGLPLVIPESFKDLYKRGSENITPANAVDIEEIKGMYNANLDGIIEALPNASLQPNAEPYDTLLFLCFHESYHVGQLGLARRTLGFEGTIK; encoded by the coding sequence ATGGATCAACTTTCGTATTCTGTTTCGTACATATTGCAGAACTGCCATGCCATCTACAACCGCAATCTTGGGGGCATTTCGCATACCGATAGTATCCGGTCGTTGCCGGGCGGGGGTAATTGCATCAATTGGATCGCCGGTCACCTGGTCGTCAGCCGCGACTCGTTTCGCCGACAGCTTGGGTTGCCGCTCGTGATACCGGAATCCTTCAAGGATCTTTATAAACGCGGGTCGGAGAACATCACACCTGCAAATGCGGTGGACATCGAGGAGATCAAAGGAATGTATAATGCAAACCTGGACGGCATTATCGAAGCCCTGCCCAATGCTTCGCTACAACCAAATGCCGAACCGTACGATACGCTCCTTTTTCTTTGCTTCCATGAGTCGTATCACGTCGGCCAGTTGGGGTTGGCTCGCCGAACACTGGGCTTCGAGGGCACGATCAAATAG
- a CDS encoding T9SS type A sorting domain-containing protein, with product MGSISTSQADPHHDHGRHLGWSKHHHDEHGDNDREDDDDGNPSDSTHHHQNPSDSTRGDHDADDSVKTVPPGLEKGHNPFGLSDSCFAYFLTLLPSDTAALIKTDLALLDSNSVKIDSLVAQWRLAKSSHDTTISDSLKKVTADSLKDLIDSLVKQSVDLSIEIVQIGRAEITILTTVRMTCGDDTTTTTHHGISAPLIDVDVSAVTPNPVASGATTQFKISSDASTNIDVGLYDVMGILVKQLYQGQIQAGTPISIAFDVDSLHPGVYLLRVQTGTITETQRLVVK from the coding sequence ATGGGGAGTATCAGTACTTCCCAAGCCGACCCCCATCACGATCACGGTCGACACCTCGGGTGGTCCAAGCATCACCATGACGAGCATGGTGATAACGATCGCGAGGACGACGACGACGGAAACCCCAGCGATTCCACCCACCATCATCAAAATCCGTCCGACTCGACCAGAGGAGATCATGACGCGGACGATTCGGTCAAAACCGTACCGCCCGGACTCGAGAAGGGGCATAATCCCTTCGGTCTCAGCGATTCGTGCTTTGCATATTTCCTAACGCTCCTGCCATCGGATACTGCCGCTCTTATCAAGACCGACCTCGCGCTGCTCGACAGTAACAGTGTGAAGATCGATTCACTCGTCGCTCAATGGAGGCTTGCGAAGTCGTCGCATGACACGACGATATCGGATTCTCTGAAGAAGGTGACGGCCGATTCGCTGAAGGACCTGATCGATTCGCTCGTGAAGCAATCGGTCGATCTGTCGATCGAGATCGTGCAGATCGGACGAGCCGAGATCACGATCCTGACAACCGTTCGCATGACGTGCGGCGACGATACGACGACGACCACACACCACGGAATCTCTGCGCCCCTGATCGATGTGGATGTGTCGGCCGTGACGCCGAATCCGGTTGCCTCCGGTGCGACGACACAGTTCAAGATATCCTCGGATGCGTCGACAAATATCGATGTCGGGCTCTACGATGTGATGGGAATTCTGGTCAAACAACTCTATCAAGGGCAGATCCAGGCGGGGACACCGATCTCGATTGCCTTTGACGTCGATAGTTTGCATCCAGGTGTCTACTTGCTCCGCGTGCAGACCGGTACGATCACCGAGACACAGCGTCTGGTCGTGAAGTGA
- the msrA gene encoding peptide-methionine (S)-S-oxide reductase MsrA has protein sequence MTTEKATFGAGCFWGVEATFRQIPGVLSTQVGYCGGKTDHPTYEDVCSDETGHAEVVEVTYDPTRVDYNTLLQVFWENHNPTTLNRQGPDIGTQYRSAIFYHSPQQQAAAEASKNAMNASGKFRNPIVTEITPAAAFWRAEEYHQQYLEKRGLSSCHI, from the coding sequence ATGACGACAGAGAAGGCAACATTTGGCGCAGGATGTTTTTGGGGAGTCGAAGCGACCTTTCGTCAGATTCCGGGCGTTCTTTCGACGCAAGTCGGTTATTGCGGCGGCAAAACAGACCATCCGACATACGAGGATGTATGCTCGGACGAGACCGGCCATGCCGAGGTCGTCGAGGTGACATACGACCCGACACGGGTTGACTATAACACCTTATTACAGGTCTTCTGGGAGAACCACAACCCTACGACGCTAAACCGCCAGGGCCCGGATATCGGCACACAATACCGCTCGGCGATCTTCTACCACAGCCCGCAACAGCAGGCTGCAGCAGAAGCATCGAAGAACGCTATGAATGCAAGCGGTAAATTCCGCAATCCGATCGTGACCGAGATCACCCCCGCCGCGGCATTCTGGCGCGCGGAGGAATACCATCAGCAGTATCTCGAAAAGCGGGGCCTCTCGAGCTGCCATATCTGA
- a CDS encoding aryl-sulfate sulfotransferase — protein MNTFFTMLLAALIVAGGASAQSHPNPQSVTSSFLRSYPMDGSKFASPHTAIGLSFASAIRGPITNTAAITVTGSRGGLYTGALKLSADHKTVIFTPDRPFALGESVTVRWMALPTDDGGKIVPQSMSFTVRSAEGTFNHAWHSDDPMTDLLLHPPVQQQGIDAAVQGLPLLTVINDDDPSDGRLYLASIGAGGTQTLPYLMILDKQASVLFSRQPGFGPVYDFVAHPNNTYSFFNAPTSTYYILDSQYTRFDTLSAANGYQTDPHELRFHPDGSYDLIAVDPIPMDLRTIVEGGDSNAIVMDNLIQEFDKDGNLIFEWRALDHFKITDIEHEQNTGPMPVDFCHMNGIDLDNDGNLLLTSRHLDEITKIDRATGAIIWRFGGKNNQFTVSGDSVGFSHQHSIRSTPLGTYLLFDNGDYHNSGGVFSRAVEYTLDTVAKTAKQIWEFRHDPPIFTFAMGSVQRLDNGNTLIGWGQNRGIAVTEVGPFNRTVFELTMDSAVCSYRAYKFPDEYVHSGNLGISLQTAMATGARIECTPNPVHDFAQIRFTTTVDGPVNIALYDGLGRKLNSLFEGTVSAGEHSNPLNMQGLAAGAYFVRIVSATGVPVSAPVLLTR, from the coding sequence ATGAACACCTTTTTTACAATGCTGCTTGCGGCACTGATCGTTGCGGGCGGAGCTTCGGCCCAGTCTCATCCTAACCCTCAATCGGTAACGTCGTCATTTCTTCGCAGCTACCCGATGGATGGTTCGAAATTCGCAAGTCCACATACGGCGATCGGACTATCCTTCGCTTCGGCGATTCGCGGGCCGATTACGAATACGGCTGCGATCACAGTCACGGGTTCACGAGGCGGTCTCTATACAGGGGCCCTGAAGCTTTCTGCCGACCACAAAACGGTGATCTTTACACCCGATCGCCCCTTCGCACTTGGTGAAAGCGTCACTGTCAGATGGATGGCACTGCCGACGGACGACGGGGGAAAGATTGTCCCACAGTCAATGAGCTTTACAGTGCGCTCAGCAGAAGGCACATTCAATCACGCATGGCATAGTGACGACCCGATGACAGATCTGCTATTGCATCCGCCCGTCCAGCAACAGGGGATCGATGCAGCAGTGCAGGGGTTGCCATTGTTGACGGTCATTAATGACGACGATCCGTCGGATGGCAGACTCTATCTCGCGAGTATCGGCGCAGGTGGCACGCAGACATTGCCGTATCTCATGATACTCGATAAACAGGCAAGCGTATTGTTCTCGCGTCAGCCGGGGTTCGGGCCGGTCTATGATTTTGTGGCGCATCCGAACAATACCTATTCGTTTTTTAACGCGCCGACCTCGACATATTACATCTTAGATTCTCAGTACACTCGGTTCGATACACTTTCTGCCGCAAACGGATATCAGACGGATCCGCATGAACTTCGCTTCCACCCCGATGGGAGTTATGATCTCATCGCCGTCGATCCGATACCGATGGACCTCCGCACGATCGTCGAAGGCGGAGATAGCAATGCGATCGTCATGGATAACCTTATTCAGGAGTTCGATAAAGACGGAAATCTCATTTTCGAATGGCGCGCACTCGATCACTTCAAGATCACCGATATAGAGCACGAGCAGAATACCGGCCCGATGCCGGTGGACTTTTGCCACATGAACGGTATCGACCTTGATAACGATGGAAATCTGCTCCTGACCTCACGCCATCTCGACGAGATCACGAAGATCGATCGGGCAACCGGTGCGATCATCTGGAGATTTGGTGGGAAGAACAATCAGTTCACGGTGTCCGGAGATTCGGTCGGCTTCTCGCATCAGCATAGTATCCGTAGTACTCCGCTCGGGACGTATCTGCTCTTCGACAATGGCGACTACCATAATAGCGGCGGAGTGTTTAGTCGGGCGGTCGAATACACGCTCGATACTGTGGCCAAGACCGCAAAGCAGATATGGGAATTCCGTCATGACCCTCCGATCTTTACATTTGCCATGGGCTCGGTGCAACGGCTCGACAATGGAAATACGCTCATCGGGTGGGGGCAAAACCGAGGCATCGCCGTCACCGAAGTCGGACCGTTCAATCGCACCGTATTTGAGCTGACGATGGACAGCGCTGTATGCAGCTACCGGGCATACAAATTCCCGGATGAGTACGTCCATTCAGGGAACCTCGGGATCTCATTGCAGACAGCGATGGCGACCGGCGCACGCATCGAATGTACCCCGAACCCGGTTCATGATTTCGCACAAATCCGATTCACGACGACGGTTGACGGCCCAGTGAATATTGCGCTCTATGATGGCCTCGGTCGAAAACTCAACTCCCTCTTCGAAGGGACGGTATCCGCAGGTGAGCATTCGAACCCTTTAAATATGCAAGGGCTTGCCGCCGGTGCATACTTTGTCCGAATCGTGTCGGCTACAGGTGTGCCAGTGAGCGCACCCGTGTTGCTGACGCGATAG
- a CDS encoding aryl-sulfate sulfotransferase has translation MRRIYFEFVAFVGSLLVAGSVVASPAHVVNSYPSTGSTSIPASTTIGITYSTSIDFHSVVQDSVRVLSPHGKLYAFYTKLSKNLRTLIISPIASFGTGERITVHIGTLRTTKGEHTDPFDLTFTVAHATVVPDSSYHSDDPILERMLHKRHSTGKGVSTRPLTSVPGDWPGLNVKTDMQPYDGNVYMTNYRFGVSSQVGAFRFVLDKDGQVVTAFDGTPHYFNDFKPLGDGRYSYFDAVAEAFYVLDSAFNPIDSIRATNGYVTDGHEFRITPDGDYLILAGDYVTMDVSRYYQGGDTAAIVLCPVIQEFDEDKNLVFQWRALDHFNVTDATHENLAEHTIDFCHSNAIEFDSDSNIILSSRHMDEITKIDRQTGDLMWRWGGLHNQFVFVGDTTPFSHQHAVRRLPNGHITMFDNGNFRIHMPSYSRAAEFELDAVNKTATLVWSFRHNPDLYGFAMGYVQRLPNGNTFIGWGACDDASVTEVDPVGATQFEMVLDSSNYSYRAYKFDSTYNKISSLAAATVQTEASTSIVCTPNPIRSTARISIALPNPGHVQISLFDALGRSMGDILDREFVGQSGDVSLDARSLANGVYELRLRYNGAVVATQQLLVVK, from the coding sequence ATGAGACGTATATACTTCGAATTTGTTGCATTCGTCGGTAGTCTGCTTGTCGCAGGGAGCGTTGTCGCTTCGCCGGCACACGTTGTGAATTCCTATCCCAGTACCGGATCAACAAGCATACCGGCTTCCACGACAATTGGAATCACATACTCTACCTCGATCGATTTTCATTCTGTCGTTCAGGATAGCGTCAGGGTACTCAGCCCACACGGGAAGCTATATGCATTTTACACGAAGCTTTCGAAGAATCTGCGTACCCTTATCATCTCGCCGATAGCATCGTTCGGGACCGGCGAACGAATCACCGTTCATATCGGCACGCTTCGGACAACCAAGGGGGAACATACCGATCCATTCGATCTTACATTCACTGTCGCACATGCGACCGTCGTCCCGGACTCGTCATATCATAGCGATGACCCCATTCTCGAACGCATGCTGCACAAGCGGCACTCGACCGGGAAGGGAGTAAGTACGAGGCCGCTCACTTCCGTCCCCGGCGATTGGCCGGGACTTAATGTTAAGACCGACATGCAGCCGTATGACGGAAATGTCTATATGACGAATTATCGGTTCGGTGTAAGTTCGCAGGTCGGTGCGTTTCGCTTTGTCCTCGATAAGGACGGTCAGGTCGTAACAGCATTCGACGGTACACCTCATTATTTCAACGATTTCAAGCCGCTCGGAGATGGTCGGTATTCGTACTTTGATGCCGTAGCCGAAGCATTCTATGTGCTCGATAGCGCATTTAATCCGATCGATAGTATCCGCGCGACGAATGGGTATGTCACCGACGGTCACGAGTTTCGGATCACACCGGACGGCGATTATCTGATTCTTGCCGGTGATTACGTGACGATGGATGTAAGCCGGTATTATCAAGGAGGCGATACTGCCGCCATCGTGCTGTGTCCGGTTATCCAGGAGTTCGATGAGGATAAGAACCTTGTATTCCAATGGCGTGCGCTTGATCATTTCAACGTCACCGATGCCACTCATGAGAACCTCGCCGAACATACGATCGACTTTTGTCACTCGAACGCCATCGAGTTCGATAGCGATAGTAATATCATCCTCTCTTCGCGGCACATGGACGAGATTACTAAAATCGACCGTCAAACCGGCGATCTGATGTGGCGTTGGGGAGGGCTTCACAATCAGTTCGTATTTGTCGGCGATACGACGCCGTTCTCGCATCAACATGCAGTTCGACGGCTCCCCAACGGACATATCACCATGTTCGACAACGGTAACTTCCGGATACACATGCCATCGTACAGCCGTGCAGCCGAATTTGAACTTGATGCAGTGAACAAGACGGCGACACTTGTATGGTCGTTCAGGCATAATCCCGACCTATACGGTTTCGCGATGGGCTATGTTCAGCGGCTGCCGAACGGCAATACATTCATCGGCTGGGGTGCGTGCGACGACGCATCGGTGACGGAGGTGGATCCGGTTGGCGCTACGCAATTCGAGATGGTGCTCGATAGCTCCAATTATAGCTACCGAGCCTATAAATTCGATTCTACATATAATAAGATTTCTTCGCTTGCCGCTGCGACTGTGCAAACGGAAGCTTCTACATCGATCGTTTGTACGCCGAACCCGATCCGTTCGACGGCGCGCATCTCGATCGCTCTCCCAAATCCCGGTCATGTACAAATTTCCTTGTTCGATGCGCTCGGGCGAAGCATGGGGGATATTCTTGATCGGGAATTTGTGGGCCAGTCCGGAGACGTATCGTTGGATGCCCGCTCACTCGCGAATGGTGTGTACGAATTACGGCTTCGGTATAACGGTGCGGTAGTCGCGACCCAGCAATTGCTCGTTGTGAAATAG
- the bstA gene encoding bacillithiol transferase BstA, which produces MATDHVNQLRYPIGQFDKAPKYSLNERQKHIEILRTLPELIRKSVSGLRTPQLDTPYRDGGWRVRQVVHHLADSHMNGFIRHRLALTEEEPTIRPYIESAWSELPDAEADVSLSLTLLEGLHQRWSTMLDRLTAEQFERTYIHPESGKWTLEQSVANYAWHSLHHVAHITSLRTRNGW; this is translated from the coding sequence ATGGCCACTGATCACGTAAATCAACTTCGATATCCGATCGGACAATTTGACAAGGCGCCGAAGTATAGCCTCAACGAACGTCAGAAACACATCGAAATTCTTCGGACGCTGCCGGAGCTGATTCGTAAGTCTGTCAGCGGATTGAGGACGCCTCAACTCGATACGCCATATAGAGATGGCGGATGGCGTGTGCGGCAGGTTGTGCACCACCTCGCTGATAGTCACATGAACGGGTTTATCCGGCATCGCCTCGCGCTGACGGAAGAAGAACCGACAATCCGCCCTTATATCGAGTCGGCATGGTCAGAGCTTCCAGACGCTGAGGCCGATGTTTCGTTATCGCTGACGTTACTCGAAGGTTTGCACCAACGGTGGTCCACTATGCTGGACAGGCTCACAGCGGAGCAATTCGAGCGGACCTATATCCACCCCGAATCAGGGAAATGGACACTCGAACAAAGCGTTGCAAATTATGCCTGGCATTCGTTGCATCACGTTGCCCACATCACGTCGTTGCGCACACGAAACGGGTGGTGA
- a CDS encoding aryl-sulfate sulfotransferase: MRFLPSIVLALCAILFGRSTEAQTAIRAVYPIAGAQQVSVRTSIAIVYPRPIDKQALDVGSIVVRGAGGRVSAGSVRLSADAKTLIFTPAQPFHTNEHVTLAVGPLAYATSGHSDAYTTNFVTEEASAPTELNYTGDDPITQMAVRARAGGFRYDRSADLTPTPQGFPLLTVDNDDDPSDGKLYMANFKFVQTQGETYRMVLDKQGSILYAQTSDSHVILDFKPHSNGRYTYFDSPTSTFVVLDSNMNVTDTLRAANGYDMDGHDFRYNADGSYYVIALHYFKKDMRPVFPGADSNATVIDNVVQEFDKGNNLIWEWRGLDHYQLTDIENESLSGPIVDYCHMNAIEIDTDGNLLLSCRHMDEITKVNRQTGEIIWRWGGKHNEFTFRFDTTGFSHQHAIRYVPTGTYTLFDNGNYHQHGATFSRAVEYKLDQVNKVASQVWEFRHQPLTYGYAMGYVQRLPNGNTLIGWGACANVAVTEVGPFNRTVFEMSMDSGNYSYRAYKYPVGYLQSAVRKTADVSLSSTMQCYPNPVRESAEVRFSVAHTSPIDVTLFDLLGRPVASIAHENLSEGSYSATIDARHIPAGSYYLQLSSGGEMQYSSVMIVK; the protein is encoded by the coding sequence ATGCGTTTTCTCCCATCGATCGTTTTGGCATTGTGTGCAATACTCTTCGGACGCAGTACTGAAGCGCAGACGGCAATTCGTGCCGTGTATCCGATTGCCGGTGCACAGCAAGTGAGTGTTCGGACGTCCATCGCAATCGTATATCCGCGTCCGATCGACAAGCAGGCTCTTGATGTTGGTTCGATCGTTGTGAGAGGGGCCGGAGGTCGTGTCTCTGCGGGGTCCGTCCGGCTTTCGGCGGATGCGAAGACGCTGATCTTTACACCGGCACAGCCCTTTCATACGAATGAGCATGTGACGCTCGCCGTTGGTCCGTTGGCATATGCGACAAGTGGCCATTCCGATGCATACACCACAAACTTTGTCACCGAAGAGGCAAGCGCACCGACAGAGTTGAACTACACCGGCGACGATCCGATCACGCAGATGGCCGTCCGTGCACGTGCGGGTGGTTTTCGCTACGATCGCTCAGCCGATCTCACCCCGACCCCTCAGGGATTTCCGCTGCTTACCGTTGATAACGACGACGATCCGTCCGACGGCAAGTTGTACATGGCGAATTTCAAATTCGTACAAACGCAGGGAGAGACGTATCGGATGGTGCTCGACAAACAGGGGAGCATACTCTATGCTCAAACGAGTGATTCGCATGTGATCCTGGATTTCAAGCCGCATTCGAACGGGAGATACACATACTTCGATTCGCCCACCTCGACATTCGTGGTACTCGATTCGAACATGAATGTGACCGATACACTGCGTGCGGCCAACGGATATGATATGGATGGCCATGACTTCCGCTATAATGCGGATGGCAGTTACTATGTGATCGCCCTGCACTACTTCAAGAAGGATATGCGACCGGTCTTTCCGGGGGCGGATAGTAATGCAACCGTCATCGATAATGTGGTGCAGGAATTCGACAAGGGAAATAATCTTATCTGGGAGTGGCGAGGGCTTGATCACTATCAATTGACCGATATTGAAAACGAGTCGTTGTCCGGCCCTATCGTCGATTATTGCCATATGAACGCGATTGAGATCGATACCGATGGTAACCTGCTCCTCTCGTGCCGCCATATGGATGAGATCACCAAGGTCAATCGTCAAACCGGTGAGATCATATGGCGGTGGGGCGGCAAGCACAACGAATTTACGTTTCGGTTCGATACGACCGGATTTTCGCATCAGCATGCGATCCGATATGTACCGACCGGTACCTATACGCTGTTCGATAATGGAAATTATCACCAGCATGGTGCAACGTTCAGTCGAGCCGTCGAATACAAACTCGATCAGGTAAACAAGGTCGCGTCGCAGGTATGGGAATTTCGGCACCAGCCACTCACATACGGGTACGCGATGGGATATGTACAGCGCTTGCCGAACGGCAACACGCTTATCGGCTGGGGGGCCTGTGCAAATGTTGCAGTGACGGAAGTCGGGCCCTTCAACCGAACCGTATTTGAAATGTCGATGGACAGTGGCAATTACAGTTATCGTGCGTATAAGTATCCTGTCGGGTATCTTCAGTCTGCTGTACGGAAGACAGCAGATGTATCGCTATCAAGTACGATGCAATGCTATCCGAATCCCGTTCGAGAGAGTGCGGAAGTGCGCTTTTCTGTGGCACACACATCACCGATCGACGTGACGCTATTCGATCTCCTCGGCAGGCCGGTCGCATCGATCGCACACGAAAATCTCAGTGAGGGATCCTATTCTGCTACGATCGATGCACGACATATTCCTGCAGGCAGCTATTATCTCCAGCTCAGCTCCGGCGGTGAGATGCAGTACTCGTCGGTAATGATCGTGAAGTAA
- a CDS encoding DUF4292 domain-containing protein yields MSRLLLILLLSATLAACTSTSTTTTSSKVNTPAETKPTTAEDVRRVNDELCRIAGICQTLYAEGTITLRDGESSQSGQFTLRSKRANAGGDSLSMVISGPFGITAAKFLGSSNEFNFYNAIEGEHYQGRPDPKTLEKLTGMKGLSLTLLNDLVFGISPVRLTEDELTAAKTQTIDRDRSRLVICRPGENCTEAVTYRTSSTGIRLVSYQRWNGILDLSALDLRHPDLDVHYSGNTIDDSQFTLPTLIRATSGLQTLEIEYSQAKENTSGMNVKIKMPQ; encoded by the coding sequence ATGAGTAGATTACTACTAATTCTTCTTCTATCTGCAACCCTGGCGGCATGTACGAGTACGTCTACTACCACGACGTCGTCGAAGGTGAACACCCCAGCCGAAACGAAGCCAACGACAGCAGAGGATGTCCGCCGCGTGAACGACGAACTCTGCCGAATCGCAGGCATTTGTCAGACACTCTACGCCGAGGGGACGATTACACTGCGAGACGGGGAGTCATCGCAGAGCGGGCAGTTCACGCTACGCTCGAAACGTGCGAATGCAGGGGGCGATTCACTCAGCATGGTCATCAGCGGTCCGTTCGGTATCACCGCGGCGAAGTTTTTGGGTTCGTCGAACGAGTTTAATTTCTATAATGCGATCGAAGGCGAACACTACCAAGGCCGTCCGGATCCGAAGACGTTAGAGAAGCTGACCGGGATGAAAGGGCTTTCGCTGACGCTGCTGAACGATCTTGTCTTTGGCATTTCACCTGTCCGCCTGACAGAAGATGAACTCACGGCTGCCAAGACACAAACGATCGATCGCGATCGCTCCCGGCTCGTCATTTGTCGCCCGGGTGAAAACTGCACCGAGGCGGTGACCTATCGCACCAGCAGCACGGGGATCAGACTTGTATCCTACCAGCGATGGAATGGCATTCTCGATCTGAGCGCACTCGACCTTCGACACCCCGATCTCGATGTACACTATAGTGGCAACACGATCGATGATTCTCAGTTTACCCTCCCGACACTGATCCGTGCTACCTCCGGTTTGCAGACACTTGAGATCGAGTACTCTCAGGCAAAAGAAAATACCTCCGGAATGAACGTAAAAATAAAGATGCCGCAGTAA
- a CDS encoding M15 family metallopeptidase — MEPQFYDPTPSVVRVAACVAAAVFVLGLPIRLHNAGAVRVERTPAPTIAKAPPPAGFDDLSALSNVKIDKRYASSNNFCGRILDTSAACIVREIAYQKFEKACEILRSEHPGWEFVIFDAYRPQYVQEKLWQAVKGTPRSKYVAYPKCVSLHSLGLALDLTLADEQGNQLDMGTGFDAFTPLASPRFESENLRSKKLTPAQYANRLLLRRIMQRAGFIQLQSEWWHYEALHEKTAHERYRVVR; from the coding sequence GTGGAGCCACAGTTCTACGATCCCACCCCTTCGGTAGTGCGTGTCGCCGCTTGCGTGGCGGCTGCTGTATTCGTGCTCGGGCTTCCGATCCGTCTTCATAATGCCGGAGCGGTGCGTGTCGAGCGAACGCCGGCGCCGACGATCGCGAAGGCACCACCACCCGCTGGTTTCGATGATCTTTCAGCGTTATCGAACGTCAAGATCGATAAGCGGTATGCATCGTCAAATAACTTCTGCGGACGAATACTCGACACCTCTGCTGCGTGCATCGTCCGAGAAATTGCATATCAGAAATTCGAGAAAGCCTGTGAGATACTTCGATCGGAACATCCTGGGTGGGAATTTGTGATTTTCGATGCGTATCGTCCGCAGTACGTTCAGGAAAAGCTCTGGCAGGCGGTGAAGGGGACACCGCGCTCGAAATATGTTGCGTACCCGAAATGCGTGTCGCTTCATTCGCTTGGGTTAGCGCTCGACCTCACGCTCGCCGACGAGCAGGGAAACCAACTCGATATGGGGACCGGCTTCGACGCATTTACGCCGCTTGCTTCGCCTCGGTTTGAATCGGAGAATCTCAGGAGCAAGAAGCTTACGCCGGCACAATATGCCAATCGATTGTTGCTGCGCCGGATCATGCAGCGTGCGGGCTTCATCCAGCTCCAGAGCGAGTGGTGGCACTACGAAGCGTTGCATGAGAAAACGGCGCACGAGCGGTATCGTGTGGTGAGGTAG
- a CDS encoding PA0069 family radical SAM protein — protein MSTTRGTSLNLPNRFDAQRLEAFDDGWDQPEPEFPLPQVPTEFYEDRSKSIISTNDSPDVPMEASINPYRGCEHGCAYCYARPSHEYLGFNSAIDFESKIMVKKQAAELLRARFEKNWKPQTIMLSGNTDCYQPAERHFKITRSLLEVLLEFRNPVAIVTKNALVTRDIDILSELATLGLVHVVLSVTTLDLELSRQLEPRTATPERKLAAIKKLTEAGIPVGVLNAPIIPGLNDLEMPRILEAAKANGASMASYQIVRLSYGLRDIFKDWLEQHRPLEAAKVLKRIEMVRGGALTDSRFGARMNGEGAYADYIKQQFRVHVTKYGLNCDIPELRTDLFRIPGTLFG, from the coding sequence ATGAGCACCACCCGCGGCACATCGCTGAACTTGCCCAACCGTTTCGATGCCCAGCGCCTCGAGGCGTTCGACGATGGCTGGGATCAGCCCGAGCCGGAATTTCCTCTGCCGCAGGTCCCGACAGAGTTCTACGAGGACCGCTCGAAGTCGATCATCTCGACCAACGACAGCCCGGACGTTCCGATGGAAGCATCGATCAACCCATACCGCGGCTGCGAACATGGATGCGCGTATTGCTATGCTCGGCCGTCTCATGAATATCTCGGCTTCAACTCCGCCATCGATTTCGAGTCCAAGATTATGGTCAAGAAGCAAGCGGCCGAATTGCTGCGCGCACGATTCGAAAAGAACTGGAAGCCGCAAACGATCATGCTCTCCGGCAATACGGATTGCTATCAGCCTGCCGAGCGGCATTTCAAGATCACGCGAAGTCTGCTCGAAGTCCTACTCGAGTTTCGCAACCCGGTGGCCATCGTTACGAAGAACGCGCTTGTTACGCGCGACATCGATATCCTCTCGGAGCTGGCAACACTCGGTCTCGTACACGTCGTGCTCTCGGTCACGACACTCGACCTCGAACTCTCGCGTCAGCTCGAACCGAGGACTGCGACCCCAGAGCGGAAACTTGCGGCGATAAAGAAACTCACGGAGGCGGGCATTCCCGTCGGTGTTCTCAACGCACCGATCATCCCTGGTCTCAACGATCTCGAAATGCCCCGCATCCTTGAAGCTGCGAAGGCAAACGGCGCATCGATGGCAAGCTACCAGATTGTGAGGCTCTCATATGGCTTGCGAGATATCTTCAAAGACTGGCTCGAACAGCATCGTCCGCTCGAAGCCGCGAAGGTTCTTAAGCGGATCGAGATGGTCAGAGGAGGTGCACTCACCGACTCACGCTTCGGCGCGCGAATGAACGGCGAAGGTGCGTATGCTGATTACATCAAGCAGCAGTTCAGAGTGCATGTCACGAAGTATGGGCTTAACTGTGACATACCGGAGTTGCGGACCGACCTCTTCAGGATCCCAGGGACACTGTTCGGATAA